Proteins from a genomic interval of Papaver somniferum cultivar HN1 chromosome 4, ASM357369v1, whole genome shotgun sequence:
- the LOC113274574 gene encoding tripeptidyl-peptidase 2-like isoform X2, with protein sequence MTTITSLTSVNQSSPFFLRSSQNRFPLPFPSSYKGLRNSTRFPSSSIEFVGKIYRAMPLNCSKEVDNGALSSFKLNESTFLASLMPKKEIGADRFIESNPNFDGRGALIAIFDSGVDPAAAGLQVTTDGKPKILDVLDCTGSGDVDTSKVVKADEDGVIMGASGAPLVVNSSWKNPTGDWHVGYKMVYELFTDTLTSRLKKERKKKWDEKNQEAIAEAVKQLQEFDQKYVKVEDINLKRTHDDLQNKVDYLRKQGDSYDDRGPVIDAVVWNDGDVWRVALDTQSLEDDQELGKLANFSPLTNYRTERKYGIFSKLDACSFVTNVYDEGKILSIVTDCSPHGTHVAGIATAFHPNEPLLNGVAPGAQLISCKIGDARLGSMETGTGLSRALIAAVEHKCDLINMSYGEDTLLPDYGRFIDLVNEAVNKHRLIFISSAGNSGPALNTVGAPGGTTSSIIGVGAYVSPAMAAGAHCVVEPPAEGLEYTWSSRGPTADGDLGVCISAPGGAVAPVPTWTLQRRMLMNGTSMASPSACGGVALLISAMKAEGITVSPYTVRRALENTANSVGGHPEDKLSTGQGLMQVDKALEYIQQSRNTPCVRYQITINQSGKTTPKSRGIYLREASACQKATEWTVQVEPMFHEDASNLEQLVPFEECLQLHTTENDIIQAPEYLLLTNNGRTFNIVVDPTKLKDGVHYFELYGVDCKAPSRGPLFRVPITITKPIVLTDKTPLVAFSGMRFVPGHIERRFIEVPRGANWVEATMRTSGFDTARRFFIDTLQICPLKRPMKWERVETFSSPSAKSFSFPVEGGQTMELAVAQFWSSGIGSQEITIADFEIEFHGISINKETVVLDGSDAPVRVDATALLSCEKLVPAATLNKIRIPYRPSEAKFCTLPTDRDKLVSGKQILALTLTYKFKLDDGAEIKPVVPLLNGRVYDNKFESQFYMISDSNKRVYATGDVYPKSVKLPKGDYNLQLYLRHDNVQYLEKMKQLVLFIEKKLEEKDFIRLSFYSQPDGPVMGNGSFKSSDLVPGTLEAFYVAPPTKDKLPKNCPAGSVLLGAISYKKPSPKGKQIVSYEVSFVVPPTKVDEKPKDSSPMCTKSVLERLTEEVRDAKVSFLGSVKHGTEEERCQWNELTASLKSDYPNYTPLLSKIMECLLSESKEDKIVYNEELIDAANEVVDSVDKDELLKFFSVNHDPEDDKEAMKKKMEATRDQLVEALYQKGLSLYEIDSLKGGKVVKNGSATEGFYVVDKSTTEYASDSSDKQEDLFEKNFKELKRWVDVKPTSKYGKLLVLHERRLGRLGTALKVVSEVIQNDDSPPKKQLYDMKISLLEEIGWEHLASYEKQWMHIRFPPSLPLF encoded by the exons ATGACCACCATCACCTCATTGACCTCAGTTAATCAGAGTTCCCCATTTTTTCTCCGATCTTCACAAAACCGATTTCCACTCCCATTCCCATCTTCATACAAGGGTTTAAGAAACAGTACCAGATTTCCATCATCTTCAATCGAATTTGTGGGTAAAATTTACAGGGCAATGCCGTTGAACTGCTCTAAAGAAGTAGATAACGGAGCACTAAGTTCCTTTAAACTCAACGAATCTACTTTTTTAGCTTCTTTGATGCCGAAGAAAGAAATCGGTGCTGACCGATTCATTgaatctaaccctaattttgatggtCGCGGTGCTCTCATTGCTATCTTTG ATTCTGGTGTTGATCCAGCTGCGGCTGGTTTACAAGTTACTACAGATGGGAAACCGAAGATTCTAGATGTTCTTGATTG TACAGGGAGTGGTGATGTTGATACCTCGAAAGTGGTTAAAGCTGATGAAGATGGTGTTATTATGGGAGCTTCAG GAgcacctttggttgttaattcttCATGGAAGAATCCTACTGGGGACTGGCATGTTGGTTATAAAATGGTTTATGAGCTTTTCACGGATACTTTGACTTCTCGGTTGAAG aaagaaaggaagaagaaatggGATGAGAAGAACCAGGAAGCAATTGCTGAAGCTGTAAAGCAACTCCAAGAATTTGACCAG AAGTATGTTAAAGTGGAGGACATCAACTTGAAAAGAACTCACGACGACCTTCAAAATAAAGTTGATTATCTCCGTAAACAAGGCGAT AGCTATGATGATAGGGGACCAGTTATTGACGCTGTTGTGTGGAATGATGGTGATGTATGGAGGGTGGCTCTAGACACCCAGAGCCTTGAGGATGACCAGGAGCTTGGAAAACTAGCAAATTTTTCTCCTCTAACAAATTACAG GACAGAACGAAAATATGGTATATTTAGCAAGCTGGATGCGTGCTCATTTGTCACCAATGTATACGATGAAGGAAAGATCTTAAGTATAGTAACTGATTGTTCCCCTCATGGCACTCATGTTGCTGGCATTGCAACTGCTTTCCACCCCAAC GAACCTTTGCTGAACGGAGTAGCGCCAGGAGCACAACTGATATCTTGTAAAATTGGTGATGCACGGTTAGGTTCTATGGAAACCGGAACTGGCTTAAGTCGAGCTCTGATAGCTGCAGTGGAG CACAAATGTGATCTGATCAACATGAGTTATGGAGAGGATACACTGTTACCAGATTATGGGCGCTTTATTGACCTTGTAAATGAG GCTGTCAACAAACATCGACTGATATTTATCAGCAGTGCTGGTAATAGTGGACCTGCCTTGAACACTGTCGGTGCACCAGGTGGTACTACTTCAAGCATAATTGGTGTTGGTGCATATGTCTCTCCTGCCATGGCCGCCGGGGCTCATTGTGTAGTTGAACCTCCAGCTGAAGGACTTGAATACACCTG GTCTAGCAGAGGCCCTACAGCTGACGGTGATCTTGGTGTATGTATAAGTGCTCCTGGTGGGGCAGTAGCTCCTGTCCCTACTTGGACTCTTCAACGCCGCATGCTTATGAATGGAACTTCCATGGCTTCACCATCTGCTTGTGGAGGAGTCGCGTTATTGATCAGTGCAATGAAG GCTGAAGGTATTACTGTGAGTCCATACACTGTGCGAAGGGCACTTGAAAATACCGCCAATTCTGTAGGTGGTCATCCAGAAGATAAATTATCTACCGGACAAGGGCTAATGCAAGTTGACAA GGCTCTTGAGTATATTCAACAGTCTAGGAACACTCCATGTGTTCGGTATCAAATAACAATCAACCAGTCTGGCAAAACAA CACCTAAATCACGAGGCATTTATTTGAGGGAAGCTAGTGCTTGCCAAAAAGCTACCGAG TGGACCGTTCAAGTGGAACCGATGTTTCATGAAGATGCAAGTAACTTGGAGCAGCTGGTTCCTTTTGAGGAGTGTCTACAGTTGCACACTACAGAAAATGATATTATCCAGGCTCCGGAGTATCTTCTTCTTACTAACAATGGGCGAACCTTCAA CATTGTGGTTGATCCTACCAAACTGAAGGATGGTGTACATTATTTTGAACTCTATGGAGTAGATTGCAAAGCACCATCGCGTGGTCCTCTTTTCAGGGTTCCAATAACTATAACAAAGCCTATTGTTTTGACAGATAAAACTCCACTAGTTGCGTTTTCAGGGATGAGATTCGTTCCAG GTCATATTGAGAGGAGATTTATTGAGGTACCACGTGGTGCTAATTGGGTTGAGGCGACGATGCGAACTTCAGGTTTTGATACTGCTAGGAGATTCTTTATTGACACTCTTCAG ATTTGCCCCCTCAAGAGACCTATGAAGTGGGAACGCGTGGAAACATTCTCATCTCCTTCTGCTAAAAGCTTTTCGTTCCCCGTGGAAGGTGGTCAGACAATGGAATTAGCTGTAGCTCAATTTTGGTCAAGTGGCATTGGAAGTCAAGAAATAACCATTGCTGACTTTGAG ATTGAATTCCATGGGATAAGCATCAACAAAGAAACTGTGGTTCTTGATGGAAGTGATGCACCTGTTAGAGTTGATGCCACGGCTCTATTGTCATGTGAAAAACTTGTACCTGCTGCTACTCTTAACAAG ATTAGGATCCCCTATCGTCCCTCTGAAGCTAAATTTTGCACTCTTCCTACAGATCGGGATAAGTTAGTTTCGGGCAAGCAAATCCTTGCACTAACATTAAC TTACAAGTTCAAATTGGATGATGGAGCTGAAATAAAGCCTGTTGTACCTTTACTTAACGGTCGTGTATATGATAACAAATTCGAGTCGCAGTTTTATATGATATCAGATTCAAACAAG CGTGTCTATGCAACAGGCGATGTCTACCCAAAATCTGTAAAACTTCCTAAGGGTGATTACAACCTAcagctatatttaag GCATGATAACGTACAATACttagagaagatgaagcagtTGGTCTTATTCATCGAGAAAAAACTGGAAGAAAAG GACTTCATCCgcttgagtttttactctcaacCAGATGGTCCAGTGATGGGTAATGGTAGCTTTAAATCCTCAGATTTAGTACCTGG GACACTTGAAGCATTTTATGTGGCCCCACCGACTAAGGACAAACTTCCAAAG AACTGTCCAGCAGGATCTGTGTTGCTTGGAGCAATTTCATATAAAAAGCCATCTCCGAAGGGGAAGCAGATTGTATCATATGAAGTTTCATTTGTAGTTCCACCAACTAAG GTGGATGAGAAGCCAAAAGATTCTTCTCCAATGTGCACCAAGAGTGTGCTTGAGCGTCTAACAGAAGAG GTTCGTGATGCAAAGGTGAGCTTTTTGGGAAGTGTAAAACATGGGACTGAAGAAGAACGATGCCAGTGGAATGAGTTAACTGCAAGTCTCAAG TCGGATTACCCAAATTACACTCCACTACTTTCTAAAATCATGGAGTGTTTGCTCTCTGAAAGTAAAGAAGATAAGATCGTCTACAATGAAGAG CTAATAGATGCAGCAAATGAGGTTGTTGATAGTGTTGACAAAGATGAATTATTGAAGTTCTTTTCGGTGAACCATGATCCTGAAGATGACAAGGAA GCAATGAAAAAGAAGATGGAAGCAACACGAGACCAGTTGGTAGAAGCTTTATACCAAAAAGGATTATCACTTTACGAGATCGACTCCCTCAAG ggTGGGAAGGTGGTAAAAAATGGATCTGCTACTGAAGGTTTTTATGTGGTGGATAAGTCAACAACGGAGTATGCTTCTGACTCCAGTGACAAACAGGAAGACTTGTTTGAAAAGAATTTCAAAGAATTGAAGAGATGGGTGGATGTAAAGCCCACATCCAAGTATGGCAAGCTCTTAGTGTTGCATGAAAGACGCCTCGGAAGGCTTGGGACAGCTTTGAAG GTGGTTAGTGAAGTGATTCAAAATGATGATAGTCCTCCAAAGAAGCAGCTGTATGACATGAAGATATCGTTGCTGGAAGAGATAGGATGGGAGCATCTGGCATCTTACGAGAAGCAGTGGATGCATATACGCTTCCCTCCCAGCTTGCCTCTGTTTTAG
- the LOC113274574 gene encoding tripeptidyl-peptidase 2-like isoform X1 yields the protein MTTITSLTSVNQSSPFFLRSSQNRFPLPFPSSYKGLRNSTRFPSSSIEFVGKIYRAMPLNCSKEVDNGALSSFKLNESTFLASLMPKKEIGADRFIESNPNFDGRGALIAIFDSGVDPAAAGLQVTTDGKPKILDVLDCTGSGDVDTSKVVKADEDGVIMGASGAPLVVNSSWKNPTGDWHVGYKMVYELFTDTLTSRLKKERKKKWDEKNQEAIAEAVKQLQEFDQKYVKVEDINLKRTHDDLQNKVDYLRKQGDSYDDRGPVIDAVVWNDGDVWRVALDTQSLEDDQELGKLANFSPLTNYRTERKYGIFSKLDACSFVTNVYDEGKILSIVTDCSPHGTHVAGIATAFHPNEPLLNGVAPGAQLISCKIGDARLGSMETGTGLSRALIAAVEHKCDLINMSYGEDTLLPDYGRFIDLVNEAVNKHRLIFISSAGNSGPALNTVGAPGGTTSSIIGVGAYVSPAMAAGAHCVVEPPAEGLEYTWSSRGPTADGDLGVCISAPGGAVAPVPTWTLQRRMLMNGTSMASPSACGGVALLISAMKAEGITVSPYTVRRALENTANSVGGHPEDKLSTGQGLMQVDKALEYIQQSRNTPCVRYQITINQSGKTTPKSRGIYLREASACQKATEWTVQVEPMFHEDASNLEQLVPFEECLQLHTTENDIIQAPEYLLLTNNGRTFNIVVDPTKLKDGVHYFELYGVDCKAPSRGPLFRVPITITKPIVLTDKTPLVAFSGMRFVPGHIERRFIEVPRGANWVEATMRTSGFDTARRFFIDTLQICPLKRPMKWERVETFSSPSAKSFSFPVEGGQTMELAVAQFWSSGIGSQEITIADFEIEFHGISINKETVVLDGSDAPVRVDATALLSCEKLVPAATLNKIRIPYRPSEAKFCTLPTDRDKLVSGKQILALTLTYKFKLDDGAEIKPVVPLLNGRVYDNKFESQFYMISDSNKRVYATGDVYPKSVKLPKGDYNLQLYLRHDNVQYLEKMKQLVLFIEKKLEEKDFIRLSFYSQPDGPVMGNGSFKSSDLVPGTLEAFYVAPPTKDKLPKNCPAGSVLLGAISYKKPSPKGKQIVSYEVSFVVPPTKVDEKPKDSSPMCTKSVLERLTEEVRDAKVSFLGSVKHGTEEERCQWNELTASLKSDYPNYTPLLSKIMECLLSESKEDKIVYNEELIDAANEVVDSVDKDELLKFFSVNHDPEDDKEVAMKKKMEATRDQLVEALYQKGLSLYEIDSLKGGKVVKNGSATEGFYVVDKSTTEYASDSSDKQEDLFEKNFKELKRWVDVKPTSKYGKLLVLHERRLGRLGTALKVVSEVIQNDDSPPKKQLYDMKISLLEEIGWEHLASYEKQWMHIRFPPSLPLF from the exons ATGACCACCATCACCTCATTGACCTCAGTTAATCAGAGTTCCCCATTTTTTCTCCGATCTTCACAAAACCGATTTCCACTCCCATTCCCATCTTCATACAAGGGTTTAAGAAACAGTACCAGATTTCCATCATCTTCAATCGAATTTGTGGGTAAAATTTACAGGGCAATGCCGTTGAACTGCTCTAAAGAAGTAGATAACGGAGCACTAAGTTCCTTTAAACTCAACGAATCTACTTTTTTAGCTTCTTTGATGCCGAAGAAAGAAATCGGTGCTGACCGATTCATTgaatctaaccctaattttgatggtCGCGGTGCTCTCATTGCTATCTTTG ATTCTGGTGTTGATCCAGCTGCGGCTGGTTTACAAGTTACTACAGATGGGAAACCGAAGATTCTAGATGTTCTTGATTG TACAGGGAGTGGTGATGTTGATACCTCGAAAGTGGTTAAAGCTGATGAAGATGGTGTTATTATGGGAGCTTCAG GAgcacctttggttgttaattcttCATGGAAGAATCCTACTGGGGACTGGCATGTTGGTTATAAAATGGTTTATGAGCTTTTCACGGATACTTTGACTTCTCGGTTGAAG aaagaaaggaagaagaaatggGATGAGAAGAACCAGGAAGCAATTGCTGAAGCTGTAAAGCAACTCCAAGAATTTGACCAG AAGTATGTTAAAGTGGAGGACATCAACTTGAAAAGAACTCACGACGACCTTCAAAATAAAGTTGATTATCTCCGTAAACAAGGCGAT AGCTATGATGATAGGGGACCAGTTATTGACGCTGTTGTGTGGAATGATGGTGATGTATGGAGGGTGGCTCTAGACACCCAGAGCCTTGAGGATGACCAGGAGCTTGGAAAACTAGCAAATTTTTCTCCTCTAACAAATTACAG GACAGAACGAAAATATGGTATATTTAGCAAGCTGGATGCGTGCTCATTTGTCACCAATGTATACGATGAAGGAAAGATCTTAAGTATAGTAACTGATTGTTCCCCTCATGGCACTCATGTTGCTGGCATTGCAACTGCTTTCCACCCCAAC GAACCTTTGCTGAACGGAGTAGCGCCAGGAGCACAACTGATATCTTGTAAAATTGGTGATGCACGGTTAGGTTCTATGGAAACCGGAACTGGCTTAAGTCGAGCTCTGATAGCTGCAGTGGAG CACAAATGTGATCTGATCAACATGAGTTATGGAGAGGATACACTGTTACCAGATTATGGGCGCTTTATTGACCTTGTAAATGAG GCTGTCAACAAACATCGACTGATATTTATCAGCAGTGCTGGTAATAGTGGACCTGCCTTGAACACTGTCGGTGCACCAGGTGGTACTACTTCAAGCATAATTGGTGTTGGTGCATATGTCTCTCCTGCCATGGCCGCCGGGGCTCATTGTGTAGTTGAACCTCCAGCTGAAGGACTTGAATACACCTG GTCTAGCAGAGGCCCTACAGCTGACGGTGATCTTGGTGTATGTATAAGTGCTCCTGGTGGGGCAGTAGCTCCTGTCCCTACTTGGACTCTTCAACGCCGCATGCTTATGAATGGAACTTCCATGGCTTCACCATCTGCTTGTGGAGGAGTCGCGTTATTGATCAGTGCAATGAAG GCTGAAGGTATTACTGTGAGTCCATACACTGTGCGAAGGGCACTTGAAAATACCGCCAATTCTGTAGGTGGTCATCCAGAAGATAAATTATCTACCGGACAAGGGCTAATGCAAGTTGACAA GGCTCTTGAGTATATTCAACAGTCTAGGAACACTCCATGTGTTCGGTATCAAATAACAATCAACCAGTCTGGCAAAACAA CACCTAAATCACGAGGCATTTATTTGAGGGAAGCTAGTGCTTGCCAAAAAGCTACCGAG TGGACCGTTCAAGTGGAACCGATGTTTCATGAAGATGCAAGTAACTTGGAGCAGCTGGTTCCTTTTGAGGAGTGTCTACAGTTGCACACTACAGAAAATGATATTATCCAGGCTCCGGAGTATCTTCTTCTTACTAACAATGGGCGAACCTTCAA CATTGTGGTTGATCCTACCAAACTGAAGGATGGTGTACATTATTTTGAACTCTATGGAGTAGATTGCAAAGCACCATCGCGTGGTCCTCTTTTCAGGGTTCCAATAACTATAACAAAGCCTATTGTTTTGACAGATAAAACTCCACTAGTTGCGTTTTCAGGGATGAGATTCGTTCCAG GTCATATTGAGAGGAGATTTATTGAGGTACCACGTGGTGCTAATTGGGTTGAGGCGACGATGCGAACTTCAGGTTTTGATACTGCTAGGAGATTCTTTATTGACACTCTTCAG ATTTGCCCCCTCAAGAGACCTATGAAGTGGGAACGCGTGGAAACATTCTCATCTCCTTCTGCTAAAAGCTTTTCGTTCCCCGTGGAAGGTGGTCAGACAATGGAATTAGCTGTAGCTCAATTTTGGTCAAGTGGCATTGGAAGTCAAGAAATAACCATTGCTGACTTTGAG ATTGAATTCCATGGGATAAGCATCAACAAAGAAACTGTGGTTCTTGATGGAAGTGATGCACCTGTTAGAGTTGATGCCACGGCTCTATTGTCATGTGAAAAACTTGTACCTGCTGCTACTCTTAACAAG ATTAGGATCCCCTATCGTCCCTCTGAAGCTAAATTTTGCACTCTTCCTACAGATCGGGATAAGTTAGTTTCGGGCAAGCAAATCCTTGCACTAACATTAAC TTACAAGTTCAAATTGGATGATGGAGCTGAAATAAAGCCTGTTGTACCTTTACTTAACGGTCGTGTATATGATAACAAATTCGAGTCGCAGTTTTATATGATATCAGATTCAAACAAG CGTGTCTATGCAACAGGCGATGTCTACCCAAAATCTGTAAAACTTCCTAAGGGTGATTACAACCTAcagctatatttaag GCATGATAACGTACAATACttagagaagatgaagcagtTGGTCTTATTCATCGAGAAAAAACTGGAAGAAAAG GACTTCATCCgcttgagtttttactctcaacCAGATGGTCCAGTGATGGGTAATGGTAGCTTTAAATCCTCAGATTTAGTACCTGG GACACTTGAAGCATTTTATGTGGCCCCACCGACTAAGGACAAACTTCCAAAG AACTGTCCAGCAGGATCTGTGTTGCTTGGAGCAATTTCATATAAAAAGCCATCTCCGAAGGGGAAGCAGATTGTATCATATGAAGTTTCATTTGTAGTTCCACCAACTAAG GTGGATGAGAAGCCAAAAGATTCTTCTCCAATGTGCACCAAGAGTGTGCTTGAGCGTCTAACAGAAGAG GTTCGTGATGCAAAGGTGAGCTTTTTGGGAAGTGTAAAACATGGGACTGAAGAAGAACGATGCCAGTGGAATGAGTTAACTGCAAGTCTCAAG TCGGATTACCCAAATTACACTCCACTACTTTCTAAAATCATGGAGTGTTTGCTCTCTGAAAGTAAAGAAGATAAGATCGTCTACAATGAAGAG CTAATAGATGCAGCAAATGAGGTTGTTGATAGTGTTGACAAAGATGAATTATTGAAGTTCTTTTCGGTGAACCATGATCCTGAAGATGACAAGGAAGTG GCAATGAAAAAGAAGATGGAAGCAACACGAGACCAGTTGGTAGAAGCTTTATACCAAAAAGGATTATCACTTTACGAGATCGACTCCCTCAAG ggTGGGAAGGTGGTAAAAAATGGATCTGCTACTGAAGGTTTTTATGTGGTGGATAAGTCAACAACGGAGTATGCTTCTGACTCCAGTGACAAACAGGAAGACTTGTTTGAAAAGAATTTCAAAGAATTGAAGAGATGGGTGGATGTAAAGCCCACATCCAAGTATGGCAAGCTCTTAGTGTTGCATGAAAGACGCCTCGGAAGGCTTGGGACAGCTTTGAAG GTGGTTAGTGAAGTGATTCAAAATGATGATAGTCCTCCAAAGAAGCAGCTGTATGACATGAAGATATCGTTGCTGGAAGAGATAGGATGGGAGCATCTGGCATCTTACGAGAAGCAGTGGATGCATATACGCTTCCCTCCCAGCTTGCCTCTGTTTTAG